A single window of Rubripirellula lacrimiformis DNA harbors:
- a CDS encoding alpha/beta hydrolase-fold protein, with protein sequence MAVLSLHCVALADDPKGTFTDGTFKDSQLFPGTERQYSVYIPPQYRSDQPVKLMVFMDGKNYRKQGGSFDVPAVFDRLIEEKAMPVTVAVFVNPGTVTASMPGTKNRSNRSFEYDSLGDRYAKFLTTEFLPVALEGVNVSTAPADRAVCGISSGGIAAFTVAWQMPEQFGKVISHIGSYTNIRGGWAYPGLVRKTKNDPKPIKVYLQEGKDDLSNLHGNWPLANQDLAAALQFAGYPYKLVMTDGGHSGKYAGQEFPNALRWLWDDSAESDNVPSPATKPKWQPHPDAIARDSVPTGKVIEMPEFESKVFAGTTRKWAVYVPDQYKADQPAALMIFQDGERMRDTNGRWRIPTVFDNLIAGGEMPPTIAVFIDPGHEIAKPRRGNKSSNRSFEYDSLGDRYSRFLLDEIIPEVSQQYNLSSDPKMRAIGGSSSGAICAFTAAWEHPDQFGKVFSSVGSFTNLRGGDVYASLIRKTEPKPIRVYMADTSGDVDNAFGSWPWANQRVASSLKYMGYDSRLDWAEGYAHNADYGSSRFPDAMRWLWRNEDHNPVIDTSDDLGGDLTLLNLLVPGKTWEVVAENIGFADAPCTDDQGNFYYCDMKAPAVYRVDAVSGKSSVIATESVSGLEFGPDGVLYACQGSKDRVISIDPNNGDVAVVASGVKPNDMAVTADGWILITETRDHKVTRIDPKNGDVATADLGIQRPNGIAISPDGGTLAVSDYGGPSTWTFRISEGGELDAKMPSMPMRLAIDPEGEFNFNQPPPYQTASRGDGMAVDHIGRYYVTSEVGVQVFDPTGRPCGVLPKPDSSQPLTSCILAGPDHSYLYVTNGTTIFRRPLTVTKP encoded by the coding sequence ATGGCAGTCCTTTCGCTTCACTGCGTCGCCCTTGCAGACGATCCGAAGGGAACCTTTACCGACGGAACGTTCAAGGACAGCCAGCTGTTTCCAGGAACAGAGCGTCAGTACAGCGTTTACATTCCACCGCAGTACCGATCGGACCAGCCCGTGAAGTTGATGGTCTTCATGGACGGAAAGAACTATCGCAAACAAGGTGGTTCATTTGACGTGCCCGCGGTCTTCGATCGGTTGATCGAAGAAAAAGCGATGCCCGTCACCGTTGCGGTATTCGTCAATCCCGGAACCGTCACCGCATCGATGCCGGGCACCAAGAACCGTAGCAATCGATCCTTTGAATACGATTCATTGGGAGACCGGTACGCGAAGTTTCTGACCACCGAATTCCTTCCCGTCGCGTTGGAAGGGGTCAACGTATCGACCGCCCCGGCTGACCGTGCGGTTTGTGGAATTTCGTCGGGCGGGATCGCCGCGTTCACCGTGGCCTGGCAGATGCCCGAACAGTTTGGCAAGGTGATCAGCCACATCGGTAGCTACACCAACATCCGTGGTGGATGGGCGTACCCGGGATTGGTCCGCAAAACCAAGAACGATCCCAAACCGATCAAGGTCTACCTGCAGGAAGGCAAAGACGACCTCAGCAATCTGCACGGTAACTGGCCGCTTGCCAATCAAGACCTCGCCGCGGCACTTCAATTCGCAGGCTATCCCTACAAATTGGTGATGACCGACGGTGGTCACAGCGGCAAGTACGCAGGCCAAGAATTCCCAAATGCGTTGCGATGGCTGTGGGACGATTCCGCTGAATCGGACAATGTCCCGTCGCCTGCGACGAAGCCCAAATGGCAGCCGCATCCCGATGCGATCGCTCGCGATTCGGTGCCCACAGGCAAAGTCATCGAGATGCCCGAATTTGAATCCAAGGTATTTGCTGGCACCACCCGAAAATGGGCGGTCTATGTCCCAGATCAATACAAAGCTGACCAGCCAGCCGCGCTGATGATTTTTCAAGACGGCGAGCGAATGCGAGACACCAACGGCCGATGGCGAATTCCAACGGTCTTTGACAACCTGATTGCCGGTGGCGAGATGCCGCCCACAATCGCTGTGTTTATCGATCCCGGACACGAAATCGCCAAACCACGACGCGGCAACAAATCATCCAATCGCAGTTTTGAATACGATTCACTTGGCGATCGCTACAGCCGTTTTCTGTTGGACGAGATCATTCCAGAGGTCAGCCAGCAGTACAACCTTTCCAGTGATCCGAAGATGCGAGCCATCGGCGGATCCAGCAGCGGAGCGATCTGCGCTTTCACCGCGGCATGGGAACATCCCGATCAGTTTGGCAAAGTATTTTCAAGCGTCGGCAGTTTCACCAACCTGCGTGGCGGTGATGTCTACGCGTCTCTGATTCGTAAAACCGAACCGAAACCCATCCGCGTCTACATGGCCGATACCAGCGGCGACGTCGACAATGCATTCGGCAGCTGGCCCTGGGCCAATCAACGAGTGGCCTCGTCGCTAAAGTACATGGGATACGATTCGCGGCTGGATTGGGCCGAAGGTTATGCACACAATGCCGACTACGGGAGCTCGCGATTTCCTGATGCGATGCGTTGGCTATGGCGAAACGAAGATCACAATCCGGTCATCGACACGTCCGATGATTTGGGAGGCGACCTGACACTGTTGAACCTATTGGTGCCTGGAAAGACATGGGAAGTGGTCGCCGAAAACATCGGGTTCGCCGACGCCCCCTGTACCGATGATCAAGGCAACTTTTACTACTGCGACATGAAGGCACCAGCGGTTTACCGAGTCGACGCGGTCAGCGGAAAATCGTCCGTGATCGCCACGGAATCCGTCAGCGGATTGGAATTCGGTCCCGACGGTGTCCTTTACGCGTGCCAAGGATCCAAAGACCGAGTGATCTCGATCGATCCCAATAACGGTGATGTTGCAGTCGTCGCGTCGGGTGTCAAACCGAACGACATGGCCGTGACGGCTGATGGATGGATCCTGATCACGGAAACACGCGACCACAAAGTGACTCGCATCGATCCCAAGAATGGTGACGTCGCCACAGCCGACCTCGGCATTCAACGTCCCAACGGCATCGCAATCTCCCCCGACGGCGGCACACTTGCAGTCTCGGACTACGGCGGCCCTTCCACCTGGACATTCCGAATTTCCGAAGGCGGCGAACTGGATGCCAAGATGCCAAGCATGCCAATGCGGCTGGCGATCGACCCAGAGGGTGAATTCAATTTCAACCAACCGCCACCGTACCAAACGGCTTCGCGCGGGGATGGCATGGCAGTCGACCACATCGGTCGCTACTACGTGACAAGCGAAGTTGGTGTCCAGGTGTTCGATCCAACAGGTCGACCCTGTGGCGTGCTGCCGAAACCGGATTCAAGCCAACCGCTGACCAGCTGTATCTTGGCCGGTCCCGACCATAGCTACCTTTACGTCACCAACGGCACGACGATCTTCCGTCGTCCATTGACCGTGACCAAGCCGTAA
- a CDS encoding Gfo/Idh/MocA family protein, which produces MTMAAEEVSESKTIRIGIIGLDTSHVPAFTKEFNGDHPTGDPMSGFRVVAAYPFGSSAIESSASRIPKYTEQMKEMGITIADSIEQLLGMVDCILLETNDGTLHLNQALQVFRAGKPVFIDKPTGANLSEVIAIFRAAKQYDVPMFSSSSLRYSSGAQAIRGGKVGRVLGCSSYSPCSIEPSHTDLYWYGIHGVETLYTCMGVGCESVTHTSTDDYELAVGTWNDGRVGTFRGIKNGKSGYGGLVFGEKAVEDIGPYEGYKALVVQIAKFFRTGVVPIEPQETIELYAFMQAAQASKDAGGVPIQVKDVVEAAEREATKLLESATE; this is translated from the coding sequence ATGACCATGGCCGCTGAAGAAGTTTCGGAATCCAAGACCATTCGGATTGGGATCATCGGGCTTGATACGTCACACGTTCCAGCCTTCACCAAAGAATTCAATGGCGATCACCCAACGGGTGACCCGATGTCGGGGTTTCGGGTCGTAGCCGCGTATCCGTTTGGAAGTTCGGCGATTGAATCCAGTGCGAGCCGGATCCCGAAGTACACCGAACAAATGAAAGAAATGGGCATCACGATTGCCGATTCGATCGAACAGTTGTTGGGGATGGTGGACTGCATTTTGTTGGAAACCAACGACGGGACATTGCACTTGAATCAGGCGTTGCAGGTCTTCCGTGCTGGCAAGCCCGTGTTCATTGACAAGCCGACCGGTGCGAACTTGAGCGAGGTCATCGCCATTTTTCGAGCGGCCAAGCAGTACGACGTTCCGATGTTCTCCAGTTCCTCGCTTCGGTACAGCTCCGGTGCTCAGGCAATTCGTGGCGGCAAGGTTGGCCGTGTGTTGGGCTGCAGTAGTTACAGCCCGTGTTCAATCGAACCTTCGCACACCGACCTTTACTGGTACGGCATCCACGGCGTCGAAACGTTGTACACCTGCATGGGTGTGGGCTGCGAATCGGTCACGCATACGTCCACCGATGACTACGAGCTAGCCGTTGGCACTTGGAACGACGGACGTGTTGGCACGTTCCGCGGAATCAAGAATGGCAAGTCGGGCTACGGTGGCCTGGTATTTGGTGAGAAGGCCGTCGAGGACATCGGACCCTACGAAGGCTACAAGGCGCTTGTCGTCCAGATTGCCAAGTTCTTCCGCACCGGAGTCGTCCCGATCGAACCACAGGAAACGATCGAACTGTATGCGTTCATGCAGGCTGCCCAGGCCAGCAAGGATGCCGGTGGTGTACCGATCCAGGTGAAGGACGTCGTCGAGGCCGCCGAACGCGAAGCCACCAAGTTGCTTGAATCGGCGACGGAATAA
- the sugE gene encoding quaternary ammonium compound efflux SMR transporter SugE, whose protein sequence is MAWFVLFIAGLFEVGWAIGLKYSDGFSKLWPTVWTITAMIASFGLLGVSLRSLPVGTAYGVWVGIGIVGTVLFGVLMLDEPASPSRVFFVLLIIVGVIGLKLTATA, encoded by the coding sequence ATGGCTTGGTTTGTTCTTTTTATCGCAGGTCTGTTCGAAGTCGGCTGGGCCATCGGGCTGAAGTATTCCGACGGGTTCTCGAAACTGTGGCCGACGGTGTGGACCATCACCGCGATGATCGCCAGCTTTGGATTGCTGGGGGTATCCCTGCGTTCGCTGCCGGTGGGGACCGCCTACGGCGTTTGGGTCGGGATCGGAATCGTGGGGACGGTGTTGTTCGGAGTCCTGATGCTGGACGAACCGGCTAGTCCAAGCAGGGTGTTTTTTGTGCTGCTGATCATCGTCGGTGTGATCGGGCTGAAGTTAACCGCAACCGCCTAG
- a CDS encoding DUF1501 domain-containing protein: protein MAVSRRHLLKTTSAGFGSLALASLLADQGVAASGVAMPGNPMPHFPAKAKRIIFLFMKGGPSHMDSFDYKPQLQKDDDKPLPFDKPRVQFAPTGNLLGSPWKFRPYGESGIQVSELFPHVAQCVDDLCIINSMHGSNPAHGGACMKIHTGSDVFLRPSMGSWISYGLGTENENLPGFITICPTLAHGGTKNWSSAFLPASHSGTPLGIASQPSDQARVKHVQNTRLDRTSQRLQLDLMQSLNRDFLETSGPDSSLEARIKSFELAFRMQSEMPDALDLATETAATHQAYGIDSKVTEDFGRQCLMARRFVERGVRFVQVTHSNTEVQWDQHGNLRKGHEQNAAEVDKPIAGLLQDLKNRGLLEDTLVLWGGEFGRTPTCQGSGRDGRDHNPEGFTMWMAGAGVKTGIQYGETDEYGYYAVKDKVHIHDLHATILHLMGLDHLKLTYQHAGRDFRLTDVAGKVVQGILT from the coding sequence ATGGCGGTCTCCAGACGACATTTATTGAAGACGACCAGTGCGGGGTTCGGGTCTTTAGCGCTGGCATCCCTGTTGGCGGATCAAGGCGTGGCCGCCAGCGGAGTGGCGATGCCGGGGAACCCGATGCCGCACTTTCCTGCCAAGGCAAAACGGATCATCTTTCTGTTCATGAAGGGTGGCCCGTCGCACATGGACAGCTTTGACTACAAGCCGCAGCTTCAAAAGGACGACGACAAGCCGCTGCCGTTTGATAAGCCACGTGTTCAGTTCGCGCCGACGGGAAACTTGTTGGGGTCGCCTTGGAAATTTCGTCCCTATGGCGAAAGTGGCATCCAGGTCAGCGAACTGTTCCCCCATGTCGCACAGTGTGTCGATGACTTGTGCATCATCAATTCGATGCACGGTTCGAATCCGGCTCACGGCGGCGCCTGCATGAAGATCCACACGGGCAGTGATGTCTTTCTGCGGCCTAGCATGGGGTCATGGATCTCGTATGGGCTGGGTACCGAGAATGAAAATCTGCCGGGCTTCATCACGATTTGTCCCACGCTGGCTCACGGTGGCACCAAAAACTGGAGCTCCGCATTCCTGCCTGCCAGCCATTCGGGGACGCCACTGGGGATCGCCAGTCAGCCATCCGATCAGGCTCGCGTGAAGCATGTCCAGAACACTCGGTTGGATCGAACGTCACAGCGTTTGCAGCTTGATTTGATGCAGTCGCTGAACCGTGACTTCCTAGAAACGTCTGGACCGGATTCTAGCCTGGAAGCCCGCATCAAATCATTCGAACTGGCGTTCCGGATGCAGTCCGAAATGCCCGATGCGCTTGATCTGGCCACGGAAACCGCAGCGACGCACCAAGCCTATGGAATCGATTCCAAAGTGACCGAAGATTTTGGTCGCCAATGTTTGATGGCACGACGGTTTGTTGAACGCGGCGTTCGATTTGTTCAGGTCACCCATAGCAACACCGAGGTCCAGTGGGACCAGCACGGGAATTTGCGAAAGGGGCACGAGCAAAATGCCGCCGAAGTCGACAAACCGATCGCTGGACTGCTGCAGGATCTGAAGAACCGCGGATTGCTGGAAGATACATTGGTGTTGTGGGGCGGCGAATTTGGGCGAACGCCGACCTGTCAGGGATCGGGCCGAGACGGGCGAGACCATAACCCCGAAGGATTCACGATGTGGATGGCCGGCGCCGGAGTCAAGACTGGGATCCAGTATGGCGAGACCGATGAATACGGTTATTACGCCGTCAAAGACAAAGTCCATATCCACGACTTGCACGCCACGATTCTGCACCTAATGGGGCTCGATCACCTGAAATTGACCTACCAGCACGCCGGTCGTGATTTTCGATTGACCGATGTTGCCGGCAAGGTTGTCCAGGGGATTCTGACCTAG
- a CDS encoding rhomboid family intramembrane serine protease, with translation MEQPNVIDTVVFESGSRRACMESRLVLDSAGIASHVVRQGGLWQLVVAGRDGEVAVSELSSYLQERQSEKQPVVSTVTKYGGATWGVVGYVTVLVVIGAASLSESSRPVWQAIGRMNAGQVMAGQLHRAATALTLHADIGHLLSNLVFGGVFGWLAGRILGGGVAWLTITSAGVFGNLLNAAMRPAEHNSIGASTAVFAALGVMVAHALRPRTMTNQNAMQRYSPLIGGVLMLAMMGLEGDRTDVGAHITGFLAGLLMGAAAARLPEVWLRSRWFQASAGAIAIGIVVAAWAIAIATAKVSSGASPS, from the coding sequence ATGGAACAACCCAACGTCATCGACACGGTCGTCTTCGAATCGGGCAGTCGCCGTGCTTGCATGGAATCACGCTTAGTGCTGGATTCTGCTGGGATTGCGTCTCATGTGGTTCGCCAGGGGGGCCTATGGCAGTTGGTGGTCGCCGGGCGTGATGGCGAGGTCGCGGTTTCCGAGTTGTCGTCCTACCTGCAGGAACGTCAGTCGGAAAAGCAACCGGTTGTTTCCACCGTCACCAAGTACGGCGGCGCCACCTGGGGCGTGGTCGGATACGTGACCGTATTGGTGGTGATCGGTGCGGCTTCCTTGTCAGAATCCTCGCGTCCAGTCTGGCAAGCGATCGGGCGAATGAATGCCGGACAGGTGATGGCCGGCCAGTTGCACCGTGCTGCGACCGCACTGACGCTGCATGCCGACATCGGGCACTTGTTGTCGAACCTGGTTTTCGGTGGCGTGTTCGGATGGTTGGCTGGGCGCATCCTGGGCGGCGGAGTGGCTTGGCTGACGATCACGTCGGCGGGGGTCTTCGGGAATCTATTGAACGCCGCGATGCGACCGGCCGAGCATAATTCGATCGGAGCGTCGACGGCGGTGTTTGCCGCTTTGGGCGTGATGGTGGCGCACGCTCTGCGTCCACGGACGATGACGAACCAGAACGCGATGCAGCGGTACAGTCCATTGATCGGCGGCGTGCTGATGTTGGCGATGATGGGGCTTGAAGGTGACCGCACGGATGTCGGTGCACACATCACCGGATTTCTTGCCGGACTGTTGATGGGAGCGGCCGCAGCACGATTGCCCGAAGTCTGGCTGCGAAGTCGTTGGTTTCAGGCATCCGCGGGTGCAATCGCAATCGGGATTGTGGTGGCAGCCTGGGCCATCGCGATTGCCACGGCGAAGGTCTCAAGCGGGGCGTCACCTTCGTAG
- a CDS encoding alpha/beta hydrolase — MPFRSVLHSPQPWISRALYVAVCLSVLPAQGQEPTAKAIENGNFVVGPDYTIAAELTDLGNPKGRLFEFKMALADSKIFDGTDATLSPQKKVRKARRIVVYVPNAYQDGTDAPILVIHDGPNRLDLVRNALDNLTISKDAARRLPAFIAIAVENGGDDSKGSQRGLEYDTMSDRLARFINDEVLPAVLNDPEIRAAYPNIAITKDPWGRAVMGCSSGGAAALTMGWFRPDLFRRLITYSGTFVDQQDDDAPQEADYPLGAWEYHSSMKLIENSEKKPLRIFTHVSEHDLRNNDPEETYHNWVMANERTAAALAAKGYDYRYVFSRGTKHCDRKVFEKTLADTLVWMWQGYQPQ, encoded by the coding sequence ATGCCCTTCCGATCTGTACTTCATTCCCCCCAACCGTGGATTTCGCGTGCTCTGTACGTTGCTGTTTGCTTGTCCGTGCTTCCTGCCCAGGGGCAGGAACCAACCGCAAAAGCAATCGAAAACGGCAATTTCGTTGTGGGCCCCGACTACACGATCGCTGCCGAATTGACCGACCTTGGGAACCCCAAAGGTCGTTTGTTCGAATTCAAGATGGCGTTGGCCGACAGCAAGATCTTCGATGGCACCGATGCGACACTCAGCCCCCAAAAGAAGGTACGGAAAGCGCGTCGGATCGTGGTCTATGTACCGAACGCTTATCAAGACGGAACCGACGCCCCAATTCTGGTGATCCACGACGGGCCCAACCGCCTGGACTTGGTCCGAAACGCACTGGACAACCTCACCATCAGCAAAGATGCTGCGCGACGATTGCCAGCCTTCATCGCGATCGCGGTTGAAAATGGTGGTGACGACAGCAAGGGCAGCCAGCGAGGCCTGGAATACGACACGATGTCCGACCGGTTGGCTCGTTTCATCAACGACGAAGTCTTGCCCGCCGTGCTGAACGATCCCGAAATCCGCGCCGCCTACCCCAACATCGCGATCACCAAAGATCCGTGGGGTCGCGCGGTGATGGGTTGCAGCAGTGGTGGCGCGGCCGCACTGACAATGGGATGGTTCCGCCCCGACCTGTTCCGTCGGCTGATCACCTATTCGGGAACCTTCGTCGACCAACAGGACGACGATGCACCGCAGGAAGCGGACTACCCGTTGGGCGCGTGGGAGTATCACTCCAGCATGAAGTTGATCGAAAACAGCGAAAAGAAACCGCTTCGAATTTTCACCCACGTTTCCGAGCACGATTTGCGGAACAACGATCCCGAAGAAACCTATCACAACTGGGTGATGGCGAACGAGCGAACCGCCGCAGCCCTAGCCGCCAAGGGATACGACTATCGGTACGTGTTCAGCCGCGGCACGAAGCACTGTGACCGAAAGGTGTTCGAGAAAACACTTGCCGACACGTTGGTGTGGATGTGGCAAGGCTATCAGCCTCAGTAA
- a CDS encoding DUF1553 domain-containing protein: MHLPLTCPKWLPFVVLWISIGIDPHGRFAQSAEPAAQPDQQATAKQIEFFESKIRPVLVDHCYECHSDDEQESGLRVDTLEGMLQGGHAGASIVPGKPQRSLFITAVGYRDNDLRMPPEGKLSDAQVADISRWIEMGAPHPDSGSVKLIRRTGDVDLDEGRQHWAFQPPVRTTPPEIDGMTTAVAASDRHSGWIDNPVDAFIIAGLQRTGLTRVPAADKLTLIRRATFDLIGLPPTVEEIDQFLADDSDQAFARVVDRLLASPHYGERWGRHWLDIARYADSNGVDENVAHGNAWRYRDYVVDAFNNDKPYDQFVVQQLAGDLLPDSDSYQQRNERLIATGFLVLGPKFLAEQDEAKMEMDIIDEQIDTIGRSMMGLTLGCARCHTHKFDPISHHDYYGLAGIFKSTQTMDSYKTVAVWHENEIASPQQLQQQECFDRKVESKQKRIDQFIADATETLEPKQQELALAEREKLFDQSTTGKLKTLRDELVELKKEAPELPKAMGVIDGEVADTSIHLRGSHLTLGDVVPRRFPQVLVPTDQSELPDDRSGRLEFARWLASPDHPLTARVMVNRIWRGHFGKGLVTTVDNFGIQGSPPSHPQLLDWLATEFVERGWSVKSMHRTIMLSQTYQMASDYDPKNIELDPENQWYWRQNLRRLEAEAIRDGLLAISGKLDLKTGGSELAYDNRAYVFNHTSDDKSSYDTVRRSIYVPVIRNHLYDMFRLFDYSDASVLTGDRNVSTVAPQALFMMNSDLMGEIADSVADRILGMSTDFDQRIQAIYRQTFGRPASEHDVAIARQFIDAFPAESADQGTNATDANRKAWQAYCQAVLSSSEFLYVR, translated from the coding sequence ATGCATCTGCCGCTAACTTGCCCCAAGTGGTTGCCGTTCGTCGTTCTGTGGATATCCATCGGGATCGACCCGCACGGTCGTTTCGCGCAGTCAGCAGAGCCCGCGGCCCAACCGGACCAGCAGGCGACCGCCAAACAGATCGAATTCTTTGAATCGAAGATCCGTCCAGTACTGGTGGACCACTGCTACGAGTGTCACTCGGATGACGAGCAAGAATCCGGTTTGCGAGTCGACACGTTGGAAGGCATGCTGCAAGGCGGTCATGCGGGCGCATCGATCGTTCCCGGCAAACCGCAGCGCAGTTTATTCATCACGGCCGTCGGCTATCGCGACAACGATTTGCGGATGCCGCCCGAGGGGAAGCTGTCCGATGCACAAGTCGCTGATATTTCGCGTTGGATCGAAATGGGCGCACCGCATCCGGATTCGGGCAGCGTCAAGCTGATTCGTCGCACGGGTGATGTCGACTTGGACGAAGGGCGGCAACACTGGGCATTTCAACCTCCGGTTCGAACCACGCCACCCGAAATCGATGGCATGACGACGGCCGTTGCAGCCAGCGATCGCCATTCCGGATGGATCGACAACCCAGTGGACGCGTTCATCATCGCCGGCCTGCAACGAACCGGTTTGACTCGGGTTCCTGCGGCCGACAAGCTGACTTTGATTCGACGTGCGACCTTCGATTTGATCGGCTTGCCACCGACGGTTGAAGAGATTGATCAGTTTTTAGCCGATGATTCGGACCAAGCGTTCGCCCGCGTGGTCGATCGTTTGCTCGCCTCGCCCCATTACGGCGAGCGATGGGGCCGTCACTGGTTGGATATCGCTAGGTACGCCGATTCCAACGGTGTGGACGAAAATGTCGCGCATGGAAACGCCTGGCGATATCGCGATTACGTGGTCGATGCGTTCAACAACGACAAACCCTATGACCAATTTGTGGTCCAGCAGTTGGCCGGGGATCTGCTGCCCGATAGCGATAGTTACCAGCAGCGCAATGAACGCTTGATCGCCACAGGCTTTCTTGTTCTGGGGCCCAAGTTCTTGGCCGAACAGGACGAAGCCAAGATGGAAATGGACATCATCGACGAACAGATCGATACCATTGGCCGATCCATGATGGGGCTAACGCTGGGCTGTGCCCGCTGCCATACCCACAAATTTGATCCGATCAGCCACCATGATTACTACGGTTTGGCGGGGATCTTCAAAAGTACGCAGACCATGGACAGCTACAAGACTGTCGCGGTCTGGCACGAAAACGAGATTGCGTCACCGCAACAACTTCAACAGCAAGAATGTTTCGATCGCAAGGTGGAATCGAAACAGAAACGGATTGACCAGTTCATCGCAGACGCTACCGAAACGTTGGAACCAAAACAGCAAGAACTGGCTCTTGCCGAGCGGGAAAAACTATTCGACCAGTCGACGACCGGAAAGTTGAAAACGCTGCGGGACGAATTGGTTGAACTGAAAAAGGAAGCTCCCGAACTGCCCAAAGCGATGGGAGTGATTGACGGTGAAGTGGCGGACACATCGATTCACCTTCGCGGCAGCCACCTGACATTGGGCGACGTCGTGCCCCGGCGTTTCCCGCAGGTCCTGGTTCCGACCGATCAGTCTGAATTACCCGATGACCGTAGCGGCCGGCTAGAGTTTGCTCGCTGGTTGGCCAGTCCCGATCACCCCCTGACCGCTCGCGTGATGGTCAACCGGATTTGGCGTGGTCACTTTGGGAAAGGGCTGGTCACGACGGTCGATAATTTTGGGATCCAAGGGAGCCCGCCGAGTCATCCCCAACTGTTGGATTGGTTGGCGACGGAGTTTGTCGAAAGAGGTTGGTCCGTCAAATCGATGCACCGAACGATCATGCTTTCCCAGACTTATCAAATGGCAAGCGACTACGATCCGAAGAACATCGAATTGGATCCCGAAAATCAATGGTATTGGCGTCAGAATCTTCGACGTCTGGAAGCCGAAGCGATTCGCGACGGACTGCTTGCCATCAGCGGGAAATTGGATCTGAAGACCGGTGGCAGCGAACTGGCCTACGACAACCGTGCCTACGTTTTTAACCACACCTCTGACGATAAGTCTAGCTACGATACCGTGCGTCGATCGATCTACGTGCCGGTCATACGCAACCACTTGTACGACATGTTTCGCTTGTTCGACTACTCGGATGCCAGCGTCCTGACCGGGGACCGAAACGTCAGCACCGTGGCACCACAGGCACTGTTCATGATGAATTCGGACCTGATGGGCGAGATCGCTGATTCGGTTGCGGATCGCATCCTGGGGATGTCGACAGATTTTGATCAGCGCATCCAAGCGATTTATCGACAAACCTTCGGTCGCCCGGCAAGCGAGCATGACGTTGCGATCGCGCGACAGTTCATCGACGCCTTCCCAGCGGAATCGGCGGACCAGGGAACAAACGCCACTGACGCAAACCGCAAGGCCTGGCAAGCGTATTGCCAAGCCGTACTCTCATCCAGCGAGTTTCTTTATGTCCGATAG